A region of the Phaseolus vulgaris cultivar G19833 chromosome 11, P. vulgaris v2.0, whole genome shotgun sequence genome:
GTCTTCTTTTCTTGTAAAGCAGTCAATATAAAGAAGCAACATGGAAGAAGAGACCAAAGTCATATCAGAAGTTCCAGGAACAAAGGTTGTTGTGGAGGCAGATCATAACAATGACAGTATCAAGGTATCATTTTCTTCTTGCACTCgttattttagaattttcttTTTGTATAAAGTAGTCTCGAGTTAAAAGTTCTTTCTAAAGCTTTTCTTAGCATCATATGTTGCAGTGTTATCGTTATTGCACTGGTCAGTAGGCATCTATTTCcaattgaatatttttatgGAATGCAGATTGTACACACCTACTTCCTTTTTTACTCAATAACTGCGTGCTTGTGGAGATGGGATTGAATTATTAGTATAGGAGACGAGGACTGAATTAGATGATAGAGAttatgctatttttttttatatacttcgtttaaaatttataaatttcaaagatATAAATGTATCCAGATAGATTATAAGACACATAGAACTTATAAGATTGTTTAACAATTGATGGTCATTTAGTTATAAGAGGCACACAACTTATAACATTGTTTGAATAATTGATGATAAAATCAATTAGTATAAATTTCAAATACTAGTAAATTGCTTAGAACTTCTATTTCACTTTTTTGATAGGCAATCCTGCTCTATCATAAGCATATGATGGCACTtgagttaattttattttttatttgtctaTCTTCTAATTGTTCACCACTAAGACTTTATAAATATACacaatttcataaaatattattgtcTAGTTGATCTCTCCATCATTGAACAACTGCTTTTGTATCCATATATTATTAGAGTGGTGATATGATCACTTACTGGACTCTTATTCCATTTACAATTGTTTGAGATTATATCCTGTAACTTTTAATATACGATTTCCGTAAAGTAATTTACCATATTTCCAAATTTGTAGATGTTCCACTGCTGGGTCTACTGTTGATATTTGATAGTATTATAGTAGCAAAGGCTTTTAGTACAAACTATACCAATGTTTGatgttcatttttttattgactTATTGCAGGAGACAAATGGAGGTTTGCCAAGTGAAGTaaagaaagaagaggaagacaGTGCCTTGGATGGAGAATTCATAAAAGTTGAGAAAGAAGAGAATGCCATAGATGATAAGTCCCACAAAACTGAAAGAAGCTCAGATTCCCCGAGCAGAGAATTTCTAGAAGCTCAAGAGAAGATACAGGAACTTGATGTTGAACTCCAAAGACTAACAGAATCTTTGAAGACCTCTGAGCATGAAAACAATCATCTGAGGGGAGAGATCTCAGTTACAAAAGAGAAATTGGAGGAAAGTGGAAAGAAATACGAAGAGCTTGAACTGAGTCACAAGAAATTGCAAGAGCAGGTGGTTGAAGCCGAGAATAAATATAATCAGCAGCTCAGCAATCTTGAAGAGGCCCTTCAGAGTCAAGAAGTGAAGCAAAAGGAGCTTCTTAATGTGAAGGAAAAATTCGATGATATTAGCCTTGAGCTTGAACACTCTAGAAAGAAGATGCAGGAATTGCATGATGAGCTGAAACTTTCAGCAGACGAGGCTCGGAAATTCGAGGAGCTTCATAAGCAGAGTGGTTCACATGCTGAATCCGAGGGAAAGAAGGTCTTAGAATTTGAGAGATTACTTGAAGAAGCCAAACTGACTGCAAAAGGAATGGAAGATGAGATGGCCTCCcttaaagaagaactgaaaggTGTTTATGATAAGATTTCTGAAAATCAAAAGATTGAAGAAGCACTTAAAACAACCACTGCTGAACTTTCTACTATCCAAGAGGAGTTGACACTTTCAAAATCACAGCTGTTGGAAGTTGAGAAAAGACTGTCTTCAAGGGACTCTTTAGTTGATGAGTTGACCCAGGAAGTAAACCTGATAAAGACATCAGAAACACAGCTAAAGGAAGACGTGTCAGTATTTCAAAATCTACTGGCCTCAACAAAGGAAGAACTGCAAGAAAAAAAGTTTGAGTTGGAAACTGCAAGGTCCAAATTGCTGGAGGAGGAAAAATTGAAGGAATCAATTGAAGTTGCACTCAAGAATCAGGAAACACAGTTTCTCAATGTACAAGAGGAGCTGATTAaacttaaaacagaaaatggAACTCTTGAATCAACCTTGGAAGATGTAACCCTTAATTCGAAGAAGTTTGAGGAGTTGTGCACTGATTTGGAGGAAAGACTAAAGCTATCAGATGAAAACTTTCTTAAAACAGATTTTCTTTTATCTCAGGCACTTTCAAACAACGCAGAGCTTGAGCTGAAGGTGAAGTCGCTGGAAGATCTCCACAATGAATCTGGAGCTGCTGCAGCTACTGCTACTCAAAGGAGCCTTGAACTTGAGGGACATATTCAGACTTCAGTTGAAGCTGCAGAAGTGGCAAAAACACAATTGAGGGACCTGGAAACACGCTTCATAGCAGCAGAGCAGAAGAACGTGGAGCTTGAGCAACAATTAAACTTACTACAATTGAAAACCAGTGATGCTGACAGAGAAGTGACTGAATTGTCCGAAAAAATCTCCCATCTCAACGCTAAATTGGAAGAGGACAAGGAAGAGAAGAATCGTATTAATGGCCAACTGCAAGAGTATATGGAAAAGGTAGTTCAACTTGAATCAGACTTGAATAAATCATCTTTGCGGAGTTCTCAATTAGAGGAAGAGCTGAAGATAGTCAATGACAAATGTTCTGAGCATGAAGACCGAGCCAGTATGAACCATCAGCGGAGCCGAGAACTGGAAGATTTATTCCAGAGCTCTCACTCCAAATTGGAAGATTCTGATAAAAAGGTGAGTGAGTTGGAGTTGTTACTTGAAGCAGAGAAATACAGAATTCAGGAACTTGAACAACAAATAAGCGCATTAGAAGACAAATGCAGTGTTTCGGAAGCGCAAGCCAATAAATACCTCAATGATGTGTCTAATTTGACATCAGAACTTGAGGCAGTTCAGGCACGAACCTCAACCCTCGAAATTACACTGCAAGCAGCTAATGAAAGAGGAAAGGAGTTGGAAGATTCTCTGAATGCAATAACGGATGAAAAGAAGAAGCTAGAAGATGCTTCTAGCAGTTTGAATGAGCAGCTTGCTGAGAAAGAAAACCTAGTGGAAATTTTGAGGGATGATTTAAATCTCACACAAGGTAAATTGCAAAGCACTGAAAGTGATCTCAGGGCTGCTGAATTGAGAGAGAGTGATATAATTGAGAAACTTAAAGCTTCTGAAGAAAATGTTATCATAAGAGGAAGAGATATAGAGGAGACTGCTACAAGACACTCAGAACTTCAATTGTTGCATGAGTCTCTGACAAGAGATTCAGAACAGAAACTCCAAGAAGCTATAGAAAAATTCAGCAAGAAGGATTCTGAGGTTCACTCTCTGCTTGAGAAAATTAAGATTTTGGAAGAACAGATTGCACTGGATGGGGAACAGTCTACAACCTTGAAGAATGAATTTGAAGAGAGTTTGAGCAAACTGGCTGCTTTGGAAAGTGAAAACGAAGATTTGAAACGGAAAATTTTAGAAGCCGAGAGCAAGAGTTCACAGTCTTTTTCTGAAAATGAATTATTGGTTGGAACAAACATTGAACTGAGAACAAAGATTGATGAACTTGAGGAATCATTGAACCGTGCACTATCAGAGAAGGATGTCACTACTCAAGAACTTGAGTCGCATAAGAACAGTATAGCTGAACTGAATGATTTACAATCAAAATCCACTAAAATTCATAGTGCAAATGAATCCCGCATTCTAGAAGTAGAATCACAATTACAAGAAGCATTACAGAGGCATACTGAGAAGGAATCTGAAAGCAAAGAGTTGAATGAGAAGCTGAACACACTAGAGGGCCAAATAAAGCTTTTCGAAGAACAGGCACGTGAAGCAGTTGCAACTTCTGGAACTCAGAAAGCTGAGCTGGAGGAGAGTCTCATAAAACTAAAGCACCTTGAAACTGTCATTGAGGAACTGCAAAGCAAGTCACTCCACCATGAAAAAGAAACTTCAGGGCTAAATGATGAAAACTCAAAGCTTAATCAGGAAATAGCTATCTATGAATCCAAATTAAGTGATTTGAAGTCAGAACTCTCTGCAGCACTTGCTGAGAAGGATGAAACAGTTAAAGAGATACTCACCTCGAAGAATGCCATCGAAGAATTAGTGACAAAGCATAGTGCAGAGGTGCAGACATTGAATTCACAGGTACATGAGATACAGACTATTCGTAttgatat
Encoded here:
- the LOC137829225 gene encoding COP1-interactive protein 1, with protein sequence MEEETKVISEVPGTKVVVEADHNNDSIKETNGGLPSEVKKEEEDSALDGEFIKVEKEENAIDDKSHKTERSSDSPSREFLEAQEKIQELDVELQRLTESLKTSEHENNHLRGEISVTKEKLEESGKKYEELELSHKKLQEQVVEAENKYNQQLSNLEEALQSQEVKQKELLNVKEKFDDISLELEHSRKKMQELHDELKLSADEARKFEELHKQSGSHAESEGKKVLEFERLLEEAKLTAKGMEDEMASLKEELKGVYDKISENQKIEEALKTTTAELSTIQEELTLSKSQLLEVEKRLSSRDSLVDELTQEVNLIKTSETQLKEDVSVFQNLLASTKEELQEKKFELETARSKLLEEEKLKESIEVALKNQETQFLNVQEELIKLKTENGTLESTLEDVTLNSKKFEELCTDLEERLKLSDENFLKTDFLLSQALSNNAELELKVKSLEDLHNESGAAAATATQRSLELEGHIQTSVEAAEVAKTQLRDLETRFIAAEQKNVELEQQLNLLQLKTSDADREVTELSEKISHLNAKLEEDKEEKNRINGQLQEYMEKVVQLESDLNKSSLRSSQLEEELKIVNDKCSEHEDRASMNHQRSRELEDLFQSSHSKLEDSDKKVSELELLLEAEKYRIQELEQQISALEDKCSVSEAQANKYLNDVSNLTSELEAVQARTSTLEITLQAANERGKELEDSLNAITDEKKKLEDASSSLNEQLAEKENLVEILRDDLNLTQGKLQSTESDLRAAELRESDIIEKLKASEENVIIRGRDIEETATRHSELQLLHESLTRDSEQKLQEAIEKFSKKDSEVHSLLEKIKILEEQIALDGEQSTTLKNEFEESLSKLAALESENEDLKRKILEAESKSSQSFSENELLVGTNIELRTKIDELEESLNRALSEKDVTTQELESHKNSIAELNDLQSKSTKIHSANESRILEVESQLQEALQRHTEKESESKELNEKLNTLEGQIKLFEEQAREAVATSGTQKAELEESLIKLKHLETVIEELQSKSLHHEKETSGLNDENSKLNQEIAIYESKLSDLKSELSAALAEKDETVKEILTSKNAIEELVTKHSAEVQTLNSQLSSVIDEKNLLNETNQDIKKELQSLILDLEEKLKEQQKIEGSLRSEIETLKIEIAEKSVLQRQLEEIEGQLTKSASRLNEEVGSVQAAASQREAELNSKLVDYEQKFNDRNVLNEKVAELEKELQLARDALANQKGAESQKLELETALKNSVEELEIKKKDISLLQKQVADLEQKLQLASDKSSVKGDEGVDKKEGLEVKSRDIGSSLSTPSKRKSKKKSEVPSAQTSSSSETNVQSGQDSPVINLKFILGVALVSIVFGIILGKRY